A region of Streptomyces sp. NBC_01267 DNA encodes the following proteins:
- the rimP gene encoding ribosome maturation factor RimP has protein sequence MSTTQSERLRGLLEPLVAAKDLDLEEIEVSRAGRRGVLRITVDSDEGVELDTCAELSRAISEKLDESDLMGEGEYVLEVSSPGADRPLSEHRHYVRAVGRLAKLTLDDGGELIARILGVDDEGLDLEVPGVKGRKPTARRIAFAEIAKARVELEFNRKDKKEEEA, from the coding sequence CCCAGAGCGAGAGGCTGCGCGGGCTGCTGGAACCGCTCGTCGCCGCCAAGGACCTGGATCTGGAAGAGATCGAGGTGTCCCGGGCCGGCCGGCGTGGCGTACTGAGGATCACCGTGGATTCCGACGAGGGCGTGGAACTGGACACCTGCGCCGAGCTGAGCCGGGCCATCTCGGAGAAGCTCGACGAGAGCGACCTGATGGGCGAGGGCGAGTACGTCCTCGAAGTCAGCTCGCCGGGCGCGGACCGCCCGCTCTCGGAGCACCGCCACTACGTCAGGGCCGTCGGCCGCCTGGCCAAGCTGACCCTGGACGACGGCGGCGAACTGATCGCGCGCATCCTCGGGGTGGACGACGAAGGTCTCGATCTCGAAGTGCCGGGCGTGAAGGGGCGCAAGCCCACCGCCCGCCGGATCGCTTTCGCGGAGATCGCCAAGGCGCGCGTCGAGCTCGAATTCAACCGCAAGGACAAGAAGGAAGAGGAGGCGTAG
- the nusA gene encoding transcription termination factor NusA → MDIDVKLLKGLAKEKEISFDLLVEAIESALLIAYHRTEGSRRHARVHLDHDNGHVTVWAKEDPADLEEGQEAREFDDTPSDFGRIAATTAKQVILQRLRDAEDDLTFGEYAGREGDVVAGVVQQGKDPRNVLVDIGKLEAILPVQEQVPGENYTHGLRLRTYVVRVAKGVRGPSVTLSRTHPNLVKKLFALEVPEIADGSVVIEAIAREAGHRSKIAVRSTRSGLNPKGACIGPMGSRVRNVMAELLGEKIDIVDWSDDPAELVANALSPARVTKVEVVDLGARSARVTVPDYQLSLAIGKEGQNARLAARLTGWRIDIRPDTEQGSDED, encoded by the coding sequence ATGGACATCGACGTAAAGCTTCTGAAGGGCTTGGCGAAGGAGAAGGAGATTTCCTTCGACCTGCTGGTCGAGGCGATCGAGTCGGCCCTCCTCATCGCCTACCACCGCACCGAGGGAAGCCGCCGTCACGCGCGCGTGCACCTCGACCACGACAACGGTCATGTGACGGTCTGGGCGAAGGAGGACCCGGCTGATCTCGAAGAGGGCCAGGAGGCCCGGGAGTTCGACGACACCCCGTCCGACTTCGGCCGGATCGCCGCGACCACGGCCAAGCAGGTCATCCTGCAGCGGCTGCGCGACGCGGAGGACGACCTGACGTTCGGCGAGTACGCCGGGCGCGAGGGCGACGTCGTCGCCGGGGTCGTGCAGCAGGGCAAGGACCCGCGGAACGTGCTGGTCGACATCGGCAAGCTGGAAGCGATCCTGCCCGTGCAGGAGCAGGTGCCCGGCGAGAACTACACGCACGGCCTGCGGCTGCGTACGTACGTGGTCCGCGTCGCGAAGGGGGTCCGCGGCCCGTCCGTGACCCTCTCCCGTACGCACCCGAACCTGGTGAAGAAGCTCTTCGCGCTGGAGGTCCCGGAGATCGCGGACGGCTCGGTCGTCATCGAGGCGATCGCCCGCGAGGCCGGCCACCGCAGCAAGATCGCCGTACGGTCCACGCGTTCGGGCCTCAACCCCAAGGGCGCCTGCATCGGCCCGATGGGCAGTCGGGTGCGCAATGTCATGGCCGAGCTGCTGGGCGAGAAGATCGACATCGTGGACTGGTCGGACGACCCGGCCGAGCTGGTGGCCAACGCGCTGTCGCCGGCCCGGGTCACCAAGGTCGAGGTCGTGGACCTGGGTGCCCGTTCCGCGCGGGTCACGGTCCCCGACTACCAGCTCTCCCTGGCCATCGGCAAGGAAGGGCAGAACGCCCGTCTGGCCGCCCGGCTGACCGGCTGGCGCATCGACATCCGCCCGGACACCGAGCAGGGGTCCGACGAGGACTGA
- a CDS encoding YlxR family protein encodes MSGRTADRACPERTCVGCRERAVKSELLRIVAVGGKCVPDPRGTLPGRGAYLHPASVCLDLAVRRRAFSRALKAPGPLDSAELNQYVEQAAP; translated from the coding sequence GTGTCTGGCCGGACAGCCGACCGAGCGTGCCCTGAGCGAACCTGCGTGGGATGCCGGGAGCGTGCGGTCAAGAGCGAACTGCTGCGCATCGTCGCGGTCGGGGGCAAATGCGTCCCTGATCCGCGCGGTACGCTGCCCGGCCGGGGTGCGTATCTGCATCCCGCCTCGGTCTGTCTCGACCTGGCGGTCCGCCGTCGGGCGTTCTCCAGGGCCCTCAAGGCCCCGGGCCCGCTCGACAGTGCGGAGCTGAACCAGTATGTCGAGCAGGCAGCACCGTAA
- the infB gene encoding translation initiation factor IF-2, protein MAKVRVYELAKEFGVESKVVMAKLQELGEFVRSASSTIEAPVVRKLTDALQGPGGNAGKSAAKPGAPRKAAPSPAPRAAAPSPAAAARPGAPKPGAPAPKPAAAEAPQSAAPSTPAAPSPAAAGPRPGPKPAAAKPAPAAPVPAAEFSAPAPAQPAAPQAPRPAGATPGPRPARPAPAGQREGGQRDGGQRDGGQRGGERPARPAGQGAPRPGGNRPAGPRPGNNPFTSGGSTGMARPQAPRPGGAPRPGGGQDRPGGPRPQGGPGGAPRPQGQGGARPSPGGMPRPQGGAPRPGGAPSGNRPNPGMMPQRPAASPRPGGGPGGGGRGPGGGGARPGGGGARPGGGGFAGRPAGPGGGGRPGGGGGFGGRPGGGAPGGGFGGRPGFAGRPGGPGGRGGTQGAFGRPGGPARRGRKSKRQRRQEYEAMQAPSVGGVMLPRGNGQAVRLSRGASLTDFAEKINANPASLVAVMMNLGEMVTATQSVSDETLKLLADEMNYVLEIVSPEEEDRELLESFDIEFGEDEGGEEALVSRPPVVTVMGHVDHGKTRLLDAIRKTNVVAGEAGGITQHIGAYQVGAEVNGEDRRITFIDTPGHEAFTAMRARGAKSTDIAILVVAANDGVMPQTIEALNHAKAADVPIVVAVNKIDVEGADPTKVRGQLTEFGLVAEEYGGDTMFVDISAKQGLNIEALLEAVVLTADASLDLRANPEQDAQGIAIESHLDRGRGAVATVLVQRGTLRVGDTMVVGDAYGRVRAMLDDKGENVEEAGPSTPVLVLGLTNVPGAGDNFLVVDEDRTARQIAEKRAARERNANFARKGVRFSLENLDEALKAGLVQELNLIIKGDASGSVEALESSLLQLDVGEEVDIRVLHRGVGAVTESDIDLATGSDAIVIGFNVRAAGRAAQMAEREGVDVRYYSVIYQAIEEIEAALKGMLKPEYEEVELGTAEIREIFRSSKLGNIAGVLVRSGEVKRNTKARLLRDGKVIAESLNISGLRRFKDDVTEIREGFEGGINLGNFNDIKIDDVIATYEMREKPRG, encoded by the coding sequence GTGGCTAAGGTCCGGGTATACGAACTCGCCAAGGAGTTCGGAGTTGAGAGCAAGGTCGTCATGGCCAAGCTCCAAGAACTCGGTGAGTTCGTACGTTCGGCGTCCTCGACGATCGAGGCGCCGGTTGTACGCAAGTTGACTGACGCTTTGCAGGGGCCCGGCGGTAACGCCGGCAAGTCCGCTGCCAAGCCCGGCGCGCCCCGCAAGGCAGCGCCTTCCCCCGCCCCCCGTGCGGCGGCGCCCTCTCCGGCTGCCGCGGCCCGTCCCGGTGCTCCGAAGCCCGGTGCCCCGGCTCCCAAGCCGGCCGCCGCCGAGGCTCCGCAGAGCGCCGCACCCAGCACTCCCGCGGCGCCTTCCCCGGCTGCCGCAGGACCGCGTCCGGGTCCGAAGCCCGCAGCGGCCAAGCCCGCTCCGGCGGCTCCGGTTCCCGCTGCCGAGTTCTCGGCCCCCGCGCCCGCTCAGCCCGCAGCCCCGCAGGCCCCGCGTCCCGCGGGCGCCACGCCTGGGCCCCGTCCCGCCCGTCCGGCTCCGGCCGGTCAGCGTGAGGGTGGCCAGCGCGACGGCGGCCAGCGTGACGGCGGTCAGCGTGGCGGCGAGCGTCCGGCACGTCCCGCAGGCCAGGGCGCCCCGCGCCCCGGCGGCAACCGTCCGGCCGGTCCCCGTCCGGGCAACAACCCGTTCACCTCCGGCGGTTCCACCGGCATGGCGCGCCCGCAGGCGCCCCGTCCCGGCGGTGCCCCGCGCCCCGGTGGCGGTCAGGACCGCCCCGGCGGCCCGCGTCCGCAGGGTGGTCCCGGTGGCGCTCCGCGTCCCCAGGGTCAGGGCGGCGCCCGTCCGAGCCCCGGTGGCATGCCTCGTCCGCAGGGCGGCGCCCCGCGTCCCGGCGGTGCCCCCAGCGGTAACCGTCCGAACCCCGGCATGATGCCGCAGCGTCCCGCTGCCAGCCCCCGCCCCGGCGGCGGTCCCGGCGGTGGCGGTCGTGGTCCCGGTGGCGGCGGTGCTCGTCCCGGTGGCGGCGGCGCACGTCCGGGCGGCGGCGGCTTCGCTGGTCGTCCGGCAGGTCCCGGCGGCGGCGGTCGTCCCGGCGGTGGCGGCGGCTTCGGCGGTCGTCCCGGTGGCGGCGCCCCCGGTGGCGGCTTCGGTGGACGTCCCGGCTTCGCCGGCCGTCCCGGCGGCCCCGGTGGCCGTGGTGGGACACAGGGTGCCTTCGGCCGTCCCGGCGGGCCCGCCCGCCGTGGCCGCAAGTCGAAGAGGCAGAGGCGCCAGGAGTACGAGGCCATGCAGGCCCCGTCGGTGGGCGGCGTCATGCTGCCTCGCGGCAACGGACAGGCTGTCCGGCTGTCGCGCGGTGCTTCCCTCACCGACTTCGCGGAGAAGATCAACGCCAACCCGGCGTCGCTCGTCGCCGTGATGATGAACCTCGGCGAGATGGTCACTGCCACGCAGTCCGTCTCCGACGAGACGCTGAAGCTGCTCGCGGACGAGATGAACTACGTCCTCGAGATCGTCAGCCCGGAGGAGGAGGACCGCGAGCTCCTCGAGTCCTTCGACATCGAGTTCGGTGAGGACGAGGGCGGCGAAGAGGCTCTGGTCTCCCGTCCGCCGGTCGTCACCGTCATGGGTCACGTCGACCACGGTAAGACCCGGCTGCTGGACGCGATCCGCAAGACGAACGTCGTTGCGGGCGAGGCCGGCGGCATCACGCAGCACATCGGTGCGTACCAGGTCGGCGCCGAGGTCAACGGCGAGGACCGCCGGATCACCTTCATCGACACCCCGGGTCACGAGGCGTTCACCGCCATGCGTGCACGTGGTGCGAAGTCCACCGACATCGCGATCCTCGTGGTGGCGGCGAACGACGGTGTGATGCCCCAGACGATCGAGGCGCTGAACCACGCCAAGGCGGCCGACGTGCCGATCGTGGTCGCGGTCAACAAGATCGACGTCGAGGGTGCGGACCCGACCAAGGTCCGCGGCCAGCTCACCGAGTTCGGGCTGGTGGCCGAGGAGTACGGCGGCGACACGATGTTCGTCGACATCTCCGCCAAGCAGGGCCTCAACATCGAGGCTCTTCTGGAGGCCGTCGTCCTCACCGCCGACGCCTCGCTCGACCTGCGGGCCAACCCGGAGCAGGACGCGCAGGGTATTGCGATCGAGTCCCACCTCGACCGCGGCCGTGGTGCCGTCGCGACCGTCCTGGTCCAGCGAGGCACCCTGCGGGTCGGCGACACGATGGTGGTCGGCGACGCGTACGGCCGAGTCCGCGCGATGCTCGACGACAAGGGCGAGAACGTGGAAGAGGCGGGTCCCTCGACCCCGGTCCTCGTCCTCGGTCTCACCAATGTCCCGGGTGCCGGCGACAACTTCCTGGTGGTCGACGAGGACCGTACGGCCCGTCAGATCGCCGAGAAGCGTGCCGCTCGTGAGCGCAACGCCAACTTCGCCCGCAAGGGTGTCCGGTTCTCCCTGGAGAACCTGGACGAGGCGCTCAAGGCCGGTCTGGTCCAGGAACTCAACCTCATCATCAAGGGCGACGCGTCCGGTTCGGTGGAGGCTCTCGAGTCCTCGCTGCTCCAGCTCGACGTCGGCGAAGAGGTCGACATCCGGGTCCTGCACCGCGGTGTGGGTGCGGTCACCGAGTCGGACATCGACCTGGCGACCGGCTCCGACGCCATCGTGATCGGCTTCAACGTGCGGGCCGCAGGCCGGGCCGCGCAGATGGCCGAGCGCGAAGGCGTGGACGTCCGGTACTACTCGGTCATCTACCAGGCGATCGAAGAGATCGAAGCGGCCCTCAAGGGCATGCTCAAGCCGGAGTACGAAGAGGTCGAGCTCGGCACGGCGGAGATCCGCGAGATCTTCCGCTCGTCCAAGCTGGGCAACATCGCCGGTGTGCTGGTCCGCTCCGGCGAGGTCAAGCGCAACACCAAGGCGCGCCTGCTGCGCGATGGCAAGGTCATCGCGGAGAGCCTCAACATCTCCGGTCTGCGCCGCTTCAAGGACGACGTCACCGAGATCCGCGAAGGCTTCGAGGGCGGTATCAACCTCGGGAACTTCAACGACATCAAGATCGACGACGTCATCGCGACGTACGAGATGCGCGAGAAGCCCCGCGGCTGA
- a CDS encoding DUF503 domain-containing protein, with amino-acid sequence MYVGTLSFDLLLGDVRSLKEKRSVVRPIVAELQRRFAVSAAEVGDQDLHRRARIGLAMVSGETEHLTEVLDRCERHVAARPEVELLSVRRRLHGDEDD; translated from the coding sequence ATGTATGTGGGGACACTGTCCTTCGATCTGCTTCTCGGCGACGTACGGTCGCTGAAGGAGAAACGCTCCGTCGTACGGCCCATCGTGGCCGAGCTCCAGCGGAGATTCGCGGTGAGTGCGGCAGAGGTCGGCGACCAGGATCTTCATCGCAGGGCCAGGATCGGCCTCGCGATGGTGTCCGGCGAGACGGAGCACCTCACCGAAGTACTCGACCGGTGCGAGCGCCATGTCGCCGCCCGGCCGGAGGTGGAGCTGCTGTCCGTACGACGGCGGCTGCACGGCGACGAAGACGATTGA
- the rbfA gene encoding 30S ribosome-binding factor RbfA encodes MADNARAKKLADLIQEVVAEKLQRGIKDPRLGTHVTITDTRVTGDLREATVFYTVYGDDEERASAAAGLESAKGILRSAVGAAAGTKFTPTLAFVADALPENAKAIEDLLDRARASDAKVREASSGATYAGGADPYRKPEEDAENDGDTASE; translated from the coding sequence GTGGCCGACAACGCGCGGGCGAAGAAGCTGGCGGACCTCATCCAGGAGGTGGTCGCCGAGAAACTGCAGCGTGGCATCAAGGACCCCCGGCTGGGCACGCACGTGACCATCACGGACACCCGGGTCACCGGCGACCTGCGGGAGGCCACGGTCTTCTACACGGTCTACGGCGACGACGAGGAGCGGGCCAGCGCGGCAGCGGGCCTGGAGAGCGCCAAGGGCATCCTGCGCTCGGCGGTCGGAGCGGCGGCCGGGACGAAGTTCACCCCGACCCTCGCCTTCGTGGCGGACGCCCTGCCGGAGAACGCCAAGGCGATCGAGGACCTGCTCGACCGGGCCAGGGCCTCGGACGCCAAGGTGCGCGAGGCGTCCTCGGGCGCCACGTACGCGGGCGGCGCCGACCCCTACCGCAAGCCGGAAGAGGACGCCGAGAACGACGGGGACACCGCCTCCGAATGA
- the truB gene encoding tRNA pseudouridine(55) synthase TruB: MTQQNTTPPAGAGKGPLDGLVIVDKPSGFTSHDVVAKMRGIARTRRVGHAGTLDPMATGVLVLGVEKATKMLGHLALTEKEYLGTIRLGQNTVTDDAEGEITSSTDASRVTREAIDAGVAAQTGAIMQVPSKVSAIKIDGKRSYARVRGGEEFDIPARPVTVSSFRVYDVRHEVAEDGTPVVDLVVSVVCSSGTYIRAIARDLGAATGVGGHLTALRRTRVGPYGLDAARTLDQLQEELTVMPAADAAAAAFPRWDVDDRRARLLLNGVRLDMPAYPAGAVAAFGPEGRFLALVEDQGGKAKSLAVFG; encoded by the coding sequence ATGACACAGCAGAACACGACCCCCCCGGCCGGCGCCGGGAAGGGCCCGCTGGACGGTCTTGTCATCGTCGACAAGCCGTCCGGCTTCACCTCGCACGACGTCGTGGCCAAGATGCGCGGGATCGCGCGGACGCGCCGGGTGGGCCACGCGGGCACGCTCGACCCGATGGCCACCGGCGTTCTCGTCCTCGGTGTCGAGAAGGCCACCAAGATGCTCGGCCATCTCGCCCTGACCGAGAAGGAGTACCTCGGTACGATCCGGCTCGGCCAGAACACCGTCACCGACGACGCGGAGGGCGAGATCACCTCGTCCACCGACGCCTCCCGGGTGACCCGCGAGGCCATCGACGCGGGGGTGGCCGCGCAGACCGGCGCCATCATGCAGGTGCCGTCCAAGGTCAGCGCCATCAAGATCGACGGCAAGCGGTCCTACGCGCGGGTGCGCGGCGGCGAGGAGTTCGACATCCCGGCCCGCCCGGTGACCGTCTCCTCGTTCCGGGTGTACGACGTGCGGCACGAGGTCGCCGAGGACGGGACCCCCGTGGTCGACCTGGTCGTCTCGGTGGTCTGCTCGTCCGGTACGTACATCCGGGCCATCGCCCGCGACCTCGGCGCGGCCACCGGGGTCGGCGGCCATCTGACGGCGCTGCGCCGCACCCGCGTCGGCCCGTACGGACTGGACGCGGCCCGGACGCTGGACCAGCTCCAGGAGGAGCTCACCGTGATGCCGGCCGCCGATGCCGCCGCCGCCGCGTTCCCGCGCTGGGACGTGGACGACCGGCGGGCCCGGCTGCTGCTCAACGGGGTCCGGCTCGACATGCCCGCGTATCCCGCGGGAGCGGTAGCGGCCTTCGGTCCCGAGGGGCGCTTCCTCGCGCTGGTCGAGGACCAGGGCGGCAAGGCGAAGAGCCTCGCCGTCTTCGGCTGA
- a CDS encoding serine protease codes for MGSGDRETLVRICDPAGRPRGTGFVADDRGTVVTSHEAVDGLTGAVLHGAPGLTCRAESDDITALPDLGLALVRTDGLDVPPLPISARDRIETGTYVRVAALGWREARVLGESPATYTTGGSTHLLGAAVELAIGTQGSDALRQGGSAAGGPVVDASTGAVLGVLGTALRGTYPAAGLAVPLRGAALAPLLRRNAATVPGYGKDLNLAGVLELTATSLGLSAEADLCRDPVERADIVSELAAFPDGGAPVLGLVGAPGTGRTTELTALAARRARGAQPAPTLWLRGADLRAEDTSVADAMARTVRQAGRIVGTDGMDGATPERIAALADAAGQPLLVLLDSPEEMPPRLARALPEWTAGTAGWLRGHRARMVVACRPEYWEQAVALQGPGSGCVRIGDLPPREAERARLGYGIPEGMLTARDAGHPLTLRMLAEVRAALPGGVDGRPTREDVFAAYLDLMCLRIAVRIAATERPAPRGTAVRRLAATVSGQVHEAARRCLGPGQGELDRTSFEELFPWRTGWASAVLTERLLVPAGSGYRFAHGELADWVQGEHLDVDAALYALVHRRHEETPGGPATRLPSRPGAESGGTPAPGTEVRERPLTVPRHRIGPVVQALLLLGRREGAHELGRRLRELIEELDRLQDASAAGAPVGPRVPRPGRGPEAAEPPAPLGDAEWWAAHLLGDVLLGVPDCRPYIGVLRLLADRITLLSVRSGGPRHIGGFRVFDSAFWERLRLGEGGRLDLLRRLVPADGAPGGQGGDRYLDAAARRLAAEPRSVQPLLCRWFSDERPLPSEAHAELRPTVAGAAQALLYTRRALAVDDLAEALVATAHPRADELLVALAEDEPAALCRAVDRWAHDDRPERRAAAADFGVRAAVHARTGPDRELLRYAALALLARPADSALHGAALALLVRDPHTRTRHLPCALALFAAEPSSPLLVAALAEALPTHPEPVFAAFEAALRRRPRDAAEILGALAGISTPAPARRAAALVHEYVDRHPAGAVHAAAFVDRRLEDGPAARSLLFPLVTGLLRGHPRQVRVALAPVLAAPGGRGSRAMRAELLDVLLEYERYEARDGLEVLEALLRAAALGSDRRTDPRTRDLVRRTGLLLVRTPEGAACFDRHLVELAGEVPGFAGQLADWLALAPQEWALLVGPSTRHMVQKLAAPMPMQAARAGHGSLRPVVPTE; via the coding sequence ATGGGAAGCGGGGACCGGGAAACGCTGGTGCGCATCTGCGATCCGGCGGGCAGGCCGAGGGGCACCGGCTTCGTCGCCGACGACCGGGGCACGGTGGTGACCAGCCACGAGGCGGTCGACGGGCTGACCGGAGCCGTGCTGCACGGCGCGCCGGGGCTGACCTGCCGCGCCGAATCCGATGACATCACCGCCCTGCCCGACCTGGGGCTCGCGCTGGTGCGGACCGACGGTCTGGACGTCCCGCCGCTGCCCATCTCGGCCAGGGACCGGATCGAGACCGGCACCTACGTACGGGTCGCCGCCCTCGGCTGGCGCGAGGCGCGCGTCCTGGGCGAGTCACCGGCGACCTACACCACGGGCGGAAGCACCCATCTGTTGGGCGCCGCAGTGGAGTTGGCGATCGGCACCCAGGGCAGTGACGCCCTCAGGCAGGGCGGGTCGGCCGCCGGGGGACCGGTGGTGGACGCGTCCACCGGGGCGGTGCTCGGGGTGCTCGGCACGGCACTGCGCGGGACCTACCCGGCCGCAGGTCTGGCCGTCCCGCTGCGCGGGGCCGCGCTGGCCCCGCTGCTGCGGCGCAACGCGGCCACCGTGCCGGGGTACGGAAAAGACCTCAACCTCGCGGGTGTGCTGGAGCTGACGGCCACCTCCCTCGGGCTGTCGGCGGAAGCGGACCTCTGCCGCGATCCCGTGGAACGGGCCGACATCGTCAGCGAGTTGGCGGCCTTCCCGGACGGCGGCGCACCCGTGCTCGGGCTGGTCGGCGCCCCCGGCACCGGACGTACGACGGAACTCACCGCCCTCGCGGCGCGACGGGCGCGCGGGGCGCAGCCTGCCCCGACGCTGTGGCTGCGCGGCGCCGATCTGCGGGCCGAGGACACCTCGGTCGCCGACGCGATGGCCCGTACGGTGCGCCAGGCCGGGCGCATCGTGGGCACCGACGGCATGGACGGCGCCACTCCCGAGCGGATCGCCGCACTCGCCGACGCAGCCGGGCAGCCGCTGCTCGTGCTGCTCGACAGCCCCGAGGAGATGCCGCCCCGACTGGCCCGCGCACTGCCGGAGTGGACCGCCGGGACGGCCGGGTGGCTGCGCGGGCACCGGGCGCGGATGGTGGTCGCCTGCCGCCCGGAGTACTGGGAGCAGGCCGTGGCCCTCCAGGGGCCGGGCAGCGGCTGCGTCCGGATCGGGGATCTGCCGCCCCGGGAGGCCGAGCGGGCCCGGCTGGGATACGGCATTCCGGAGGGGATGCTCACCGCGCGGGACGCGGGCCACCCGCTGACGCTGCGGATGCTCGCCGAGGTGCGGGCGGCCCTCCCCGGCGGGGTGGACGGCCGACCCACCCGGGAGGACGTCTTCGCCGCGTACCTGGACCTGATGTGTCTGCGGATCGCCGTGCGGATCGCCGCCACGGAGCGTCCGGCGCCGCGCGGCACCGCGGTGCGGCGGCTGGCCGCCACCGTCTCCGGGCAGGTGCACGAGGCGGCCCGCCGCTGTCTGGGGCCCGGCCAGGGGGAGTTGGACCGGACCTCCTTCGAGGAGCTGTTCCCCTGGCGCACCGGATGGGCGTCCGCGGTGCTGACCGAACGGCTGCTGGTCCCCGCGGGCTCCGGCTACCGCTTCGCCCACGGCGAGCTCGCCGACTGGGTGCAGGGGGAGCACCTCGACGTCGACGCGGCGCTGTACGCGCTGGTGCACCGCCGCCACGAGGAGACGCCCGGCGGGCCCGCCACCCGGCTGCCGTCCCGGCCGGGCGCCGAGTCCGGGGGCACCCCGGCTCCCGGCACGGAGGTCAGGGAGCGCCCGCTCACCGTGCCCAGGCACCGGATCGGCCCGGTGGTCCAGGCGCTGCTCCTGCTGGGACGCCGGGAGGGGGCCCATGAACTGGGGCGCAGGCTACGCGAGTTGATCGAGGAGCTGGACCGGCTGCAGGACGCGTCCGCTGCCGGGGCTCCCGTCGGACCACGGGTTCCGCGGCCGGGACGGGGACCTGAAGCAGCCGAGCCCCCGGCGCCGCTCGGGGACGCCGAGTGGTGGGCCGCACATCTGCTGGGCGACGTCCTGCTGGGGGTCCCCGACTGCCGCCCCTACATCGGGGTGCTACGGCTTCTCGCCGACCGGATCACGCTGCTCTCCGTCCGCTCCGGCGGGCCGCGCCACATCGGCGGCTTCCGCGTCTTCGACAGCGCGTTCTGGGAGCGGCTGCGGCTCGGCGAGGGCGGGCGGCTCGATCTGCTGCGGCGGCTGGTGCCCGCCGACGGCGCACCGGGTGGGCAGGGGGGCGACCGCTATCTGGATGCCGCGGCCCGGCGGCTCGCGGCCGAACCCCGCTCCGTACAGCCGCTGCTCTGCCGGTGGTTCAGCGACGAACGGCCGCTGCCGTCCGAAGCCCACGCCGAGCTGCGGCCCACCGTCGCCGGAGCGGCCCAGGCGCTGCTGTACACCCGGCGGGCGCTCGCCGTCGACGATCTCGCCGAGGCGCTGGTCGCCACCGCCCACCCCCGCGCCGACGAGCTGCTCGTCGCGCTCGCCGAGGACGAACCGGCCGCGCTGTGCCGCGCCGTCGACCGCTGGGCGCACGACGACCGGCCCGAACGCCGGGCCGCCGCAGCGGACTTCGGAGTGCGGGCCGCCGTACACGCCCGGACCGGCCCCGACCGCGAACTGCTCAGGTACGCGGCGCTCGCGCTGCTCGCCCGCCCCGCCGACAGCGCGCTGCACGGGGCCGCGCTGGCCCTCCTCGTACGGGATCCGCACACCCGCACCCGCCATCTGCCGTGCGCGCTGGCGCTGTTCGCCGCGGAACCGTCGTCACCGTTGCTCGTCGCCGCGCTGGCCGAGGCGCTGCCCACCCACCCGGAGCCGGTCTTCGCGGCCTTCGAGGCGGCGCTGCGCCGGCGGCCCCGGGACGCGGCCGAGATCCTGGGCGCGCTCGCCGGGATCAGTACCCCGGCTCCCGCCCGCCGCGCCGCCGCCCTCGTCCACGAGTACGTCGACCGCCACCCGGCGGGAGCCGTGCACGCCGCGGCGTTCGTCGACCGCCGCCTGGAGGATGGCCCGGCGGCCCGTTCCCTTCTCTTCCCGCTGGTCACCGGACTGCTGCGCGGGCATCCCCGCCAGGTGCGCGTCGCCCTGGCGCCGGTGCTCGCCGCGCCCGGCGGCCGGGGCTCGCGCGCCATGCGGGCCGAGCTGCTCGACGTACTCCTGGAGTACGAACGGTACGAGGCCAGGGACGGCCTGGAGGTACTGGAGGCACTGCTGCGGGCGGCGGCGCTCGGCTCGGACCGCCGCACCGACCCCAGGACCCGTGACCTGGTACGCCGCACCGGTCTGCTGCTGGTCCGGACGCCCGAGGGGGCGGCCTGCTTCGACCGGCACCTGGTCGAACTGGCCGGGGAGGTGCCGGGCTTCGCCGGGCAGCTCGCCGACTGGCTGGCCCTGGCACCGCAGGAGTGGGCGCTGCTGGTCGGACCGAGTACCCGGCACATGGTTCAGAAGCTGGCAGCGCCCATGCCGATGCAAGCCGCACGCGCCGGACATGGCAGTCTTAGACCTGTTGTACCTACAGAGTAG